A region from the Sorex araneus isolate mSorAra2 chromosome 6, mSorAra2.pri, whole genome shotgun sequence genome encodes:
- the MARK2 gene encoding serine/threonine-protein kinase MARK2 isoform X1: MSSARTPLPTLNERDTEQPALAHLDAKPSSKSNMLRARNSAPSADEQPHIGNYRLLKTIGKGNFAKVKLARHILTGKEVAVKIIDKTQLNSSSLQKLFREVRIMKVLNHPNIVKLFEVIETEKTLYLVMEYASGGEVFDYLVAHGRMKEKEARAKFRQIVSAVQYCHQKFIVHRDLKAENLLLDADMNIKIADFGFSNEFTFGNKLDTFCGSPPYAAPELFQGKKYDGPEVDVWSLGVILYTLVSGSLPFDGQNLKELRERVLRGKYRIPFYMSTDCENLLKKFLILNPSKRGTLEQIMKDRWMNVGHEDDELKPYVEPLPDYKDPRRTELMVSMGYTREEIQDSLVGQRYNEVMATYLLLGYKSSELEGDTITLKPRPSADLSNSSAPSPSHKVQRSVSANPKQRRFSDQAGPAIPTSNSYSKKTQSNNAENKRPEEERESGRKASSTAKVPASPLPGLERKKSTPTPSTNSVLSTSTNRSRNSPLLERASLGQASIQNGKDSLTMPGSRASTASASAAVSAARPRQHQKSMSASVHPNKATGLPPTDSNCEVPRPSTAPQRIPVASPSAHNISSGGGAPERTNFPRGVSSRSTFHAGQLRQVRDQPNLPYGVTPASPSGNSQGRRGASGSIFSKFTSKFVRRNLSFRFARRNLNEPESKDRVETLRPHVVGGGNDKDKEEFREAKPRSLRFTWSMKTTSSMEPNEMMREIRKVLDANSCQSELHEKYMLLCMHGTPGHESFVQWEMEVCKLPRLSLNGVRFKRISGTSMAFKNIASKIANELKL; the protein is encoded by the exons CCCGCCCTGGCACACCTCGACGCCAAGCCCAGCAGTAAGTCCAACATGCTGCGGGCCCGCAACTCGGCCCCCTCGGCCGACGAGCAGCCCCACATCGGCAACTACCGGCTCCTCAAGACCATCGGCAAGGGCAACTTCGCCAAGGTGAAGCTGGCCCGGCACATCCTAACGGGGAAGGAG GTGGCTGTGAAGATCATCGACAAGACACAGCTGAACTCCTCCAGCCTCCAGAAG CTCTTCCGCGAAGTGAGGATAATGAAGGTTTTGAATCATCCCAACATCG TTAAGTTATTCGAAGTGATTGAGACGGAGAAGACGCTCTACCTTGTGATGGAGTACGCGAGTGGAG GAGAGGTGTTTGATTACCTGGTAGCTCATGGCAGGATGAAAGAAAAGGAGGCTCGAGCCAAATTCCGCCAG ATAGTGTCTGCCGTGCAGTACTGCCACCAGAAGTTCATCGTGCACCGAGACTTGAAG GCGGAAAACCTGCTCTTGGACGCCGATATGAACATCAAGATAGCAGACTTTGGCTTCAGCAACGAATTCACCTTCGGGAACAAGCTGGATACCTTCTGCGGCAGCCCCCCATATGCGGCCCCAGAGCTCTTCCAGGGCAAAAAGTATGACGGCCCCGAGGTGGACGTGTGGAGCCTGGGAGTGATCCTGTACACCCTGGTCAGCGGGTCCCTGCCATTCGATGGACAGAACCTCAAG GAGCTGCGGGAGCGGGTACTGAGGGGGAAATACCGCATTCCGTTCTACATGTCCACAGACTGTGAAAACCTGCTGAAGAAATTTCTCATTCTCAATCCCAGCAAGAGAGGCACTTTAGAG caAATCATGAAAGATCGATGGATGAACGTGGGTCACGAAGATGACGAGTTAAAGCCTTATGTGGAGCCACTCCCCGACTATAAGGACCCCCGGCGGACAG AGTTGATGGTGTCCATGGGCTACACCCGGGAAGAGATCCAGGACTCACTGGTGGGCCAGAGATACAACGAGGTGATGGCCACCTATCTGCTCCTGGGCTACAAGAGCTCAGAG CTGGAGGGCGACACCATCACCTTGAAACCGAGACCCTCGGCCGACCTGAGCAAcagcagcgccccctccccctcccacaagGTGCAGCGCAGCGTCTCCGCCAACCCCAAGCAGCGACGCTTCAGTGACCAGG CCGGCCCTGCCATCCCCACCTCCAACTCCTACTCTAAGAAGACCCAGAGCAACAACGCGGAGAACAAGCGGCCCGAGGAGGAGCGGGAGTCGGGGCGCAAGGCCAGCAGCACGGCCAAAGTGCCCGCCAGCCCCCTGCCCGGCCTGGAGAGGAAGAagagcacccccaccccgtccacg aaCAGCGTCCTCTCCACCAGCACAAACCGCAGCAGGAACTCGCCCCTGCTGGAGCGGGCCAGCCTGGGCCAGGCCTCCATCCAGAACGGCAAGGACAG CCTAACCATGCCAGGGTCCCGGGCCTCCACGGCTTCTGCTTCCGCCGCAGTCTCTGCGGCCCGACCCCGCCAGCACCAGAAATCCATGTCGGCCTCCGTGCACCCCAACAAGGCCACTGGGCTGCCCCCCACGGACAGTAACTGTGAGGTGCCGCGGCCCAG CACAGCCCCCCAGCGCATCCCTGTCGCCTCCCCCTCTGCCCACAACATCAGCAGCGGCGGCGGAGCCCCCGAACGAACTAATTTCCCCCGGGGCGTGTCCAGCCGGAGCACCTTCCACGCGGGGCAGCTGCGGCAGGTGCGGGACCAGCCGAACCTGCCCTATGGCGTGACCCCGGCCTCCCCATCCGGCAACAGCCAGGGCCGGCGGGGGGCCTCGGGGAGCATCTTCAGCAAGTTCACCTCCAAGTTCGTGCGCAG aaaTCTGTCTTTCAGGTTTGCCAGAAG GAACCTAAATGAACCTGAAAGCAAAGACCGGGTGGAGACGCTCAG ACCTCACGTGGTGGGCGGCGGCAACGACAAAGACAAGGAGGAGTTCCGGGAGGCCAAGCCGCGCTCGCTGCGCTTCACGTGGAGCATGAAGACCACGAGCTCCATGGAGCCCAACGAGATGATGCGGGAGATCCGCAAGGTGCTGGACGCCAACAGCTGCCAGAGCGAGCTGCACGAGAAGTACATGCTGCTGTGCATGCACGGCACGCCGGGCCACGAGAGCTTCGTGCAGTGGGAGATGGAGGTGTGCAAGCTGCCGCGCCTCTCGCTCAACGGCGTGCGCTTCAAGCGGATATCGGGCACCTCCATGGCCTTCAAGAACATTGCCTCCAAAATAGCCAACGAGCTCAAGCTTTAa
- the MARK2 gene encoding serine/threonine-protein kinase MARK2 isoform X4, whose translation MSSARTPLPTLNERDTEQPALAHLDAKPSSKSNMLRARNSAPSADEQPHIGNYRLLKTIGKGNFAKVKLARHILTGKEVAVKIIDKTQLNSSSLQKLFREVRIMKVLNHPNIVKLFEVIETEKTLYLVMEYASGGEVFDYLVAHGRMKEKEARAKFRQIVSAVQYCHQKFIVHRDLKAENLLLDADMNIKIADFGFSNEFTFGNKLDTFCGSPPYAAPELFQGKKYDGPEVDVWSLGVILYTLVSGSLPFDGQNLKELRERVLRGKYRIPFYMSTDCENLLKKFLILNPSKRGTLEQIMKDRWMNVGHEDDELKPYVEPLPDYKDPRRTELMVSMGYTREEIQDSLVGQRYNEVMATYLLLGYKSSELEGDTITLKPRPSADLSNSSAPSPSHKVQRSVSANPKQRRFSDQAGPAIPTSNSYSKKTQSNNAENKRPEEERESGRKASSTAKVPASPLPGLERKKSTPTPSTNSVLSTSTNRSRNSPLLERASLGQASIQNGKDSTAPQRIPVASPSAHNISSGGGAPERTNFPRGVSSRSTFHAGQLRQVRDQPNLPYGVTPASPSGNSQGRRGASGSIFSKFTSKFVRRNLNEPESKDRVETLRPHVVGGGNDKDKEEFREAKPRSLRFTWSMKTTSSMEPNEMMREIRKVLDANSCQSELHEKYMLLCMHGTPGHESFVQWEMEVCKLPRLSLNGVRFKRISGTSMAFKNIASKIANELKL comes from the exons CCCGCCCTGGCACACCTCGACGCCAAGCCCAGCAGTAAGTCCAACATGCTGCGGGCCCGCAACTCGGCCCCCTCGGCCGACGAGCAGCCCCACATCGGCAACTACCGGCTCCTCAAGACCATCGGCAAGGGCAACTTCGCCAAGGTGAAGCTGGCCCGGCACATCCTAACGGGGAAGGAG GTGGCTGTGAAGATCATCGACAAGACACAGCTGAACTCCTCCAGCCTCCAGAAG CTCTTCCGCGAAGTGAGGATAATGAAGGTTTTGAATCATCCCAACATCG TTAAGTTATTCGAAGTGATTGAGACGGAGAAGACGCTCTACCTTGTGATGGAGTACGCGAGTGGAG GAGAGGTGTTTGATTACCTGGTAGCTCATGGCAGGATGAAAGAAAAGGAGGCTCGAGCCAAATTCCGCCAG ATAGTGTCTGCCGTGCAGTACTGCCACCAGAAGTTCATCGTGCACCGAGACTTGAAG GCGGAAAACCTGCTCTTGGACGCCGATATGAACATCAAGATAGCAGACTTTGGCTTCAGCAACGAATTCACCTTCGGGAACAAGCTGGATACCTTCTGCGGCAGCCCCCCATATGCGGCCCCAGAGCTCTTCCAGGGCAAAAAGTATGACGGCCCCGAGGTGGACGTGTGGAGCCTGGGAGTGATCCTGTACACCCTGGTCAGCGGGTCCCTGCCATTCGATGGACAGAACCTCAAG GAGCTGCGGGAGCGGGTACTGAGGGGGAAATACCGCATTCCGTTCTACATGTCCACAGACTGTGAAAACCTGCTGAAGAAATTTCTCATTCTCAATCCCAGCAAGAGAGGCACTTTAGAG caAATCATGAAAGATCGATGGATGAACGTGGGTCACGAAGATGACGAGTTAAAGCCTTATGTGGAGCCACTCCCCGACTATAAGGACCCCCGGCGGACAG AGTTGATGGTGTCCATGGGCTACACCCGGGAAGAGATCCAGGACTCACTGGTGGGCCAGAGATACAACGAGGTGATGGCCACCTATCTGCTCCTGGGCTACAAGAGCTCAGAG CTGGAGGGCGACACCATCACCTTGAAACCGAGACCCTCGGCCGACCTGAGCAAcagcagcgccccctccccctcccacaagGTGCAGCGCAGCGTCTCCGCCAACCCCAAGCAGCGACGCTTCAGTGACCAGG CCGGCCCTGCCATCCCCACCTCCAACTCCTACTCTAAGAAGACCCAGAGCAACAACGCGGAGAACAAGCGGCCCGAGGAGGAGCGGGAGTCGGGGCGCAAGGCCAGCAGCACGGCCAAAGTGCCCGCCAGCCCCCTGCCCGGCCTGGAGAGGAAGAagagcacccccaccccgtccacg aaCAGCGTCCTCTCCACCAGCACAAACCGCAGCAGGAACTCGCCCCTGCTGGAGCGGGCCAGCCTGGGCCAGGCCTCCATCCAGAACGGCAAGGACAG CACAGCCCCCCAGCGCATCCCTGTCGCCTCCCCCTCTGCCCACAACATCAGCAGCGGCGGCGGAGCCCCCGAACGAACTAATTTCCCCCGGGGCGTGTCCAGCCGGAGCACCTTCCACGCGGGGCAGCTGCGGCAGGTGCGGGACCAGCCGAACCTGCCCTATGGCGTGACCCCGGCCTCCCCATCCGGCAACAGCCAGGGCCGGCGGGGGGCCTCGGGGAGCATCTTCAGCAAGTTCACCTCCAAGTTCGTGCGCAG GAACCTAAATGAACCTGAAAGCAAAGACCGGGTGGAGACGCTCAG ACCTCACGTGGTGGGCGGCGGCAACGACAAAGACAAGGAGGAGTTCCGGGAGGCCAAGCCGCGCTCGCTGCGCTTCACGTGGAGCATGAAGACCACGAGCTCCATGGAGCCCAACGAGATGATGCGGGAGATCCGCAAGGTGCTGGACGCCAACAGCTGCCAGAGCGAGCTGCACGAGAAGTACATGCTGCTGTGCATGCACGGCACGCCGGGCCACGAGAGCTTCGTGCAGTGGGAGATGGAGGTGTGCAAGCTGCCGCGCCTCTCGCTCAACGGCGTGCGCTTCAAGCGGATATCGGGCACCTCCATGGCCTTCAAGAACATTGCCTCCAAAATAGCCAACGAGCTCAAGCTTTAa
- the MARK2 gene encoding serine/threonine-protein kinase MARK2 isoform X2, with the protein MSSARTPLPTLNERDTEQPALAHLDAKPSSKSNMLRARNSAPSADEQPHIGNYRLLKTIGKGNFAKVKLARHILTGKEVAVKIIDKTQLNSSSLQKLFREVRIMKVLNHPNIVKLFEVIETEKTLYLVMEYASGGEVFDYLVAHGRMKEKEARAKFRQIVSAVQYCHQKFIVHRDLKAENLLLDADMNIKIADFGFSNEFTFGNKLDTFCGSPPYAAPELFQGKKYDGPEVDVWSLGVILYTLVSGSLPFDGQNLKELRERVLRGKYRIPFYMSTDCENLLKKFLILNPSKRGTLEQIMKDRWMNVGHEDDELKPYVEPLPDYKDPRRTELMVSMGYTREEIQDSLVGQRYNEVMATYLLLGYKSSELEGDTITLKPRPSADLSNSSAPSPSHKVQRSVSANPKQRRFSDQAGPAIPTSNSYSKKTQSNNAENKRPEEERESGRKASSTAKVPASPLPGLERKKSTPTPSTNSVLSTSTNRSRNSPLLERASLGQASIQNGKDSLTMPGSRASTASASAAVSAARPRQHQKSMSASVHPNKATGLPPTDSNCEVPRPSTAPQRIPVASPSAHNISSGGGAPERTNFPRGVSSRSTFHAGQLRQVRDQPNLPYGVTPASPSGNSQGRRGASGSIFSKFTSKFVRRNLNEPESKDRVETLRPHVVGGGNDKDKEEFREAKPRSLRFTWSMKTTSSMEPNEMMREIRKVLDANSCQSELHEKYMLLCMHGTPGHESFVQWEMEVCKLPRLSLNGVRFKRISGTSMAFKNIASKIANELKL; encoded by the exons CCCGCCCTGGCACACCTCGACGCCAAGCCCAGCAGTAAGTCCAACATGCTGCGGGCCCGCAACTCGGCCCCCTCGGCCGACGAGCAGCCCCACATCGGCAACTACCGGCTCCTCAAGACCATCGGCAAGGGCAACTTCGCCAAGGTGAAGCTGGCCCGGCACATCCTAACGGGGAAGGAG GTGGCTGTGAAGATCATCGACAAGACACAGCTGAACTCCTCCAGCCTCCAGAAG CTCTTCCGCGAAGTGAGGATAATGAAGGTTTTGAATCATCCCAACATCG TTAAGTTATTCGAAGTGATTGAGACGGAGAAGACGCTCTACCTTGTGATGGAGTACGCGAGTGGAG GAGAGGTGTTTGATTACCTGGTAGCTCATGGCAGGATGAAAGAAAAGGAGGCTCGAGCCAAATTCCGCCAG ATAGTGTCTGCCGTGCAGTACTGCCACCAGAAGTTCATCGTGCACCGAGACTTGAAG GCGGAAAACCTGCTCTTGGACGCCGATATGAACATCAAGATAGCAGACTTTGGCTTCAGCAACGAATTCACCTTCGGGAACAAGCTGGATACCTTCTGCGGCAGCCCCCCATATGCGGCCCCAGAGCTCTTCCAGGGCAAAAAGTATGACGGCCCCGAGGTGGACGTGTGGAGCCTGGGAGTGATCCTGTACACCCTGGTCAGCGGGTCCCTGCCATTCGATGGACAGAACCTCAAG GAGCTGCGGGAGCGGGTACTGAGGGGGAAATACCGCATTCCGTTCTACATGTCCACAGACTGTGAAAACCTGCTGAAGAAATTTCTCATTCTCAATCCCAGCAAGAGAGGCACTTTAGAG caAATCATGAAAGATCGATGGATGAACGTGGGTCACGAAGATGACGAGTTAAAGCCTTATGTGGAGCCACTCCCCGACTATAAGGACCCCCGGCGGACAG AGTTGATGGTGTCCATGGGCTACACCCGGGAAGAGATCCAGGACTCACTGGTGGGCCAGAGATACAACGAGGTGATGGCCACCTATCTGCTCCTGGGCTACAAGAGCTCAGAG CTGGAGGGCGACACCATCACCTTGAAACCGAGACCCTCGGCCGACCTGAGCAAcagcagcgccccctccccctcccacaagGTGCAGCGCAGCGTCTCCGCCAACCCCAAGCAGCGACGCTTCAGTGACCAGG CCGGCCCTGCCATCCCCACCTCCAACTCCTACTCTAAGAAGACCCAGAGCAACAACGCGGAGAACAAGCGGCCCGAGGAGGAGCGGGAGTCGGGGCGCAAGGCCAGCAGCACGGCCAAAGTGCCCGCCAGCCCCCTGCCCGGCCTGGAGAGGAAGAagagcacccccaccccgtccacg aaCAGCGTCCTCTCCACCAGCACAAACCGCAGCAGGAACTCGCCCCTGCTGGAGCGGGCCAGCCTGGGCCAGGCCTCCATCCAGAACGGCAAGGACAG CCTAACCATGCCAGGGTCCCGGGCCTCCACGGCTTCTGCTTCCGCCGCAGTCTCTGCGGCCCGACCCCGCCAGCACCAGAAATCCATGTCGGCCTCCGTGCACCCCAACAAGGCCACTGGGCTGCCCCCCACGGACAGTAACTGTGAGGTGCCGCGGCCCAG CACAGCCCCCCAGCGCATCCCTGTCGCCTCCCCCTCTGCCCACAACATCAGCAGCGGCGGCGGAGCCCCCGAACGAACTAATTTCCCCCGGGGCGTGTCCAGCCGGAGCACCTTCCACGCGGGGCAGCTGCGGCAGGTGCGGGACCAGCCGAACCTGCCCTATGGCGTGACCCCGGCCTCCCCATCCGGCAACAGCCAGGGCCGGCGGGGGGCCTCGGGGAGCATCTTCAGCAAGTTCACCTCCAAGTTCGTGCGCAG GAACCTAAATGAACCTGAAAGCAAAGACCGGGTGGAGACGCTCAG ACCTCACGTGGTGGGCGGCGGCAACGACAAAGACAAGGAGGAGTTCCGGGAGGCCAAGCCGCGCTCGCTGCGCTTCACGTGGAGCATGAAGACCACGAGCTCCATGGAGCCCAACGAGATGATGCGGGAGATCCGCAAGGTGCTGGACGCCAACAGCTGCCAGAGCGAGCTGCACGAGAAGTACATGCTGCTGTGCATGCACGGCACGCCGGGCCACGAGAGCTTCGTGCAGTGGGAGATGGAGGTGTGCAAGCTGCCGCGCCTCTCGCTCAACGGCGTGCGCTTCAAGCGGATATCGGGCACCTCCATGGCCTTCAAGAACATTGCCTCCAAAATAGCCAACGAGCTCAAGCTTTAa
- the MARK2 gene encoding serine/threonine-protein kinase MARK2 isoform X3 produces MSSARTPLPTLNERDTEQPALAHLDAKPSSKSNMLRARNSAPSADEQPHIGNYRLLKTIGKGNFAKVKLARHILTGKEVAVKIIDKTQLNSSSLQKLFREVRIMKVLNHPNIVKLFEVIETEKTLYLVMEYASGGEVFDYLVAHGRMKEKEARAKFRQIVSAVQYCHQKFIVHRDLKAENLLLDADMNIKIADFGFSNEFTFGNKLDTFCGSPPYAAPELFQGKKYDGPEVDVWSLGVILYTLVSGSLPFDGQNLKELRERVLRGKYRIPFYMSTDCENLLKKFLILNPSKRGTLEQIMKDRWMNVGHEDDELKPYVEPLPDYKDPRRTELMVSMGYTREEIQDSLVGQRYNEVMATYLLLGYKSSELEGDTITLKPRPSADLSNSSAPSPSHKVQRSVSANPKQRRFSDQAGPAIPTSNSYSKKTQSNNAENKRPEEERESGRKASSTAKVPASPLPGLERKKSTPTPSTNSVLSTSTNRSRNSPLLERASLGQASIQNGKDSTAPQRIPVASPSAHNISSGGGAPERTNFPRGVSSRSTFHAGQLRQVRDQPNLPYGVTPASPSGNSQGRRGASGSIFSKFTSKFVRRNLSFRFARRNLNEPESKDRVETLRPHVVGGGNDKDKEEFREAKPRSLRFTWSMKTTSSMEPNEMMREIRKVLDANSCQSELHEKYMLLCMHGTPGHESFVQWEMEVCKLPRLSLNGVRFKRISGTSMAFKNIASKIANELKL; encoded by the exons CCCGCCCTGGCACACCTCGACGCCAAGCCCAGCAGTAAGTCCAACATGCTGCGGGCCCGCAACTCGGCCCCCTCGGCCGACGAGCAGCCCCACATCGGCAACTACCGGCTCCTCAAGACCATCGGCAAGGGCAACTTCGCCAAGGTGAAGCTGGCCCGGCACATCCTAACGGGGAAGGAG GTGGCTGTGAAGATCATCGACAAGACACAGCTGAACTCCTCCAGCCTCCAGAAG CTCTTCCGCGAAGTGAGGATAATGAAGGTTTTGAATCATCCCAACATCG TTAAGTTATTCGAAGTGATTGAGACGGAGAAGACGCTCTACCTTGTGATGGAGTACGCGAGTGGAG GAGAGGTGTTTGATTACCTGGTAGCTCATGGCAGGATGAAAGAAAAGGAGGCTCGAGCCAAATTCCGCCAG ATAGTGTCTGCCGTGCAGTACTGCCACCAGAAGTTCATCGTGCACCGAGACTTGAAG GCGGAAAACCTGCTCTTGGACGCCGATATGAACATCAAGATAGCAGACTTTGGCTTCAGCAACGAATTCACCTTCGGGAACAAGCTGGATACCTTCTGCGGCAGCCCCCCATATGCGGCCCCAGAGCTCTTCCAGGGCAAAAAGTATGACGGCCCCGAGGTGGACGTGTGGAGCCTGGGAGTGATCCTGTACACCCTGGTCAGCGGGTCCCTGCCATTCGATGGACAGAACCTCAAG GAGCTGCGGGAGCGGGTACTGAGGGGGAAATACCGCATTCCGTTCTACATGTCCACAGACTGTGAAAACCTGCTGAAGAAATTTCTCATTCTCAATCCCAGCAAGAGAGGCACTTTAGAG caAATCATGAAAGATCGATGGATGAACGTGGGTCACGAAGATGACGAGTTAAAGCCTTATGTGGAGCCACTCCCCGACTATAAGGACCCCCGGCGGACAG AGTTGATGGTGTCCATGGGCTACACCCGGGAAGAGATCCAGGACTCACTGGTGGGCCAGAGATACAACGAGGTGATGGCCACCTATCTGCTCCTGGGCTACAAGAGCTCAGAG CTGGAGGGCGACACCATCACCTTGAAACCGAGACCCTCGGCCGACCTGAGCAAcagcagcgccccctccccctcccacaagGTGCAGCGCAGCGTCTCCGCCAACCCCAAGCAGCGACGCTTCAGTGACCAGG CCGGCCCTGCCATCCCCACCTCCAACTCCTACTCTAAGAAGACCCAGAGCAACAACGCGGAGAACAAGCGGCCCGAGGAGGAGCGGGAGTCGGGGCGCAAGGCCAGCAGCACGGCCAAAGTGCCCGCCAGCCCCCTGCCCGGCCTGGAGAGGAAGAagagcacccccaccccgtccacg aaCAGCGTCCTCTCCACCAGCACAAACCGCAGCAGGAACTCGCCCCTGCTGGAGCGGGCCAGCCTGGGCCAGGCCTCCATCCAGAACGGCAAGGACAG CACAGCCCCCCAGCGCATCCCTGTCGCCTCCCCCTCTGCCCACAACATCAGCAGCGGCGGCGGAGCCCCCGAACGAACTAATTTCCCCCGGGGCGTGTCCAGCCGGAGCACCTTCCACGCGGGGCAGCTGCGGCAGGTGCGGGACCAGCCGAACCTGCCCTATGGCGTGACCCCGGCCTCCCCATCCGGCAACAGCCAGGGCCGGCGGGGGGCCTCGGGGAGCATCTTCAGCAAGTTCACCTCCAAGTTCGTGCGCAG aaaTCTGTCTTTCAGGTTTGCCAGAAG GAACCTAAATGAACCTGAAAGCAAAGACCGGGTGGAGACGCTCAG ACCTCACGTGGTGGGCGGCGGCAACGACAAAGACAAGGAGGAGTTCCGGGAGGCCAAGCCGCGCTCGCTGCGCTTCACGTGGAGCATGAAGACCACGAGCTCCATGGAGCCCAACGAGATGATGCGGGAGATCCGCAAGGTGCTGGACGCCAACAGCTGCCAGAGCGAGCTGCACGAGAAGTACATGCTGCTGTGCATGCACGGCACGCCGGGCCACGAGAGCTTCGTGCAGTGGGAGATGGAGGTGTGCAAGCTGCCGCGCCTCTCGCTCAACGGCGTGCGCTTCAAGCGGATATCGGGCACCTCCATGGCCTTCAAGAACATTGCCTCCAAAATAGCCAACGAGCTCAAGCTTTAa